The following are encoded together in the Xanthobacter autotrophicus Py2 genome:
- a CDS encoding metallophosphoesterase (PFAM: metallophosphoesterase~KEGG: bbt:BBta_6913 metallo-phosphoesterase), with translation MRILFLGDVVGRPGRECVVSRLPDLVSDWKLDLVVVNGENAAGGFGITEAIYGEILAAGADAITLGNHAFDQREALVFIERAPALVRPMNYPAGTPGRGAALVEAKNGARVLVLNVMGRIFMDPLDDPFAALDRALDGAALGEMVDAVVVDVHAETTSEKQAIGHHCDGRASLVVGTHTHVPTADYRILSGGTAYMTDAGMCGAYDGVIGMDKEEPLRRFTRKLASGRFEPAAGPGTLSGVAVETDDRTGLAVRVAAVRLGAGLEEARPAFWA, from the coding sequence ATGCGTATCCTGTTCCTTGGTGATGTGGTCGGCCGTCCCGGCCGGGAATGCGTCGTCTCCCGCCTGCCGGACCTCGTGAGCGACTGGAAGCTCGATCTCGTGGTGGTGAACGGGGAGAACGCCGCCGGTGGCTTCGGCATCACGGAAGCCATTTATGGCGAGATCCTCGCCGCCGGTGCCGACGCCATCACCCTGGGCAACCACGCCTTCGACCAGCGCGAGGCCCTCGTCTTCATCGAGCGGGCGCCGGCTTTGGTGCGGCCCATGAACTATCCCGCCGGCACGCCCGGACGCGGCGCCGCCCTGGTGGAGGCCAAGAACGGGGCCCGCGTGCTGGTGCTCAACGTCATGGGCCGGATCTTCATGGACCCGCTGGACGATCCCTTCGCCGCCCTCGACCGGGCGCTGGATGGCGCGGCACTGGGCGAAATGGTGGATGCGGTGGTGGTGGACGTGCACGCCGAGACCACCAGCGAAAAGCAGGCCATCGGCCACCATTGCGATGGGCGTGCCTCCTTGGTGGTGGGCACCCACACCCATGTGCCCACCGCCGATTACCGTATCCTGTCCGGCGGCACCGCCTACATGACCGACGCCGGCATGTGCGGCGCCTATGACGGTGTCATCGGCATGGACAAGGAAGAACCCCTGCGCCGCTTCACCCGCAAGCTCGCCTCCGGCCGGTTCGAGCCGGCAGCGGGGCCGGGGACCCTCTCCGGCGTAGCGGTGGAGACAGACGACCGCACCGGCCTTGCCGTGCGCGTCGCCGCCGTGCGCCTCGGTGCGGGGCTTGAGGAGGCGCGGCCGGCCTTCTGGGCCTGA
- a CDS encoding Protein of unknown function DUF1772 (PFAM: Protein of unknown function DUF1772~KEGG: sme:SMc01456 hypothetical protein): MIYGHLALVVAALFTGAAFYINAVEQPARLALDDGAALRQWKPSYKRGFAMQATLALIGAVLGAVAFSRDGDWHWLAGGVLMLANWPYTLIGIMPTNRRLLAMDTADAETRRLITNWGQLHMVRTGLGALATFVFLWAAVT; the protein is encoded by the coding sequence ATGATCTACGGACATCTGGCGCTGGTGGTGGCCGCGCTGTTCACCGGCGCCGCCTTCTATATCAATGCCGTGGAGCAGCCGGCGCGGCTCGCGCTTGATGACGGGGCTGCACTCCGGCAATGGAAGCCGTCCTACAAGCGGGGCTTCGCCATGCAGGCGACCCTCGCCCTGATTGGCGCGGTGCTGGGCGCGGTCGCCTTCAGCCGCGACGGGGACTGGCACTGGCTCGCCGGCGGGGTGCTGATGCTGGCCAACTGGCCCTATACCCTCATCGGCATCATGCCCACCAACCGGCGCCTCCTTGCCATGGACACGGCCGACGCCGAGACACGGCGCCTCATCACCAATTGGGGCCAACTGCACATGGTGCGCACCGGGCTCGGGGCGCTGGCCACCTTCGTCTTCCTGTGGGCGGCGGTGACCTGA
- a CDS encoding Tol-Pal system TolQ (TIGRFAM: Tol-Pal system TolQ~PFAM: MotA/TolQ/ExbB proton channel~KEGG: bbt:BBta_6884 TolQ protein), whose product MTDLTRRPGIVSRLLSAPLAAAGLAAVFTAALWLPTASFAQDLSQAPLAAPSADISFLGLFLQAHFVVKLVMIGLITSSIWVWAIIIDKWMLFSRNKREMDRFEQVFWSGQSLEDLYRTLAGRSNQGMAAIFVAAMREWKRTYEGSARSFAGLNQRLDKVMNVTIAREVERLESRLLVLATVGSAGPFIGLFGTVWGIMTSFQSIAASKNTSLAVVAPGIAEALFATAMGLIAAIPATIFYNKFISQTGRQAQRLEGFADEFSAILSRQIDERG is encoded by the coding sequence ATGACTGATTTGACACGCCGTCCCGGCATCGTGTCCCGCCTCCTTTCCGCGCCGCTGGCTGCGGCGGGCCTCGCTGCGGTCTTCACTGCAGCCCTGTGGCTGCCCACGGCAAGCTTCGCGCAGGACCTCTCCCAGGCCCCGCTGGCGGCGCCCTCGGCCGACATCTCCTTCCTCGGCCTGTTCCTGCAGGCCCATTTCGTCGTGAAGCTGGTGATGATCGGCCTCATCACCTCATCCATCTGGGTGTGGGCCATCATCATCGACAAGTGGATGCTGTTCTCCCGCAACAAGCGCGAGATGGACCGCTTCGAGCAGGTGTTCTGGTCCGGCCAGAGCCTGGAAGACCTGTACCGCACCCTGGCCGGGCGCTCGAACCAGGGCATGGCCGCCATCTTCGTCGCCGCCATGCGGGAGTGGAAGCGCACCTATGAGGGCAGCGCCCGCTCGTTCGCCGGCCTTAACCAGCGCCTCGACAAGGTGATGAACGTGACCATCGCCCGCGAGGTGGAGCGGCTGGAATCGCGCCTGCTGGTGCTCGCCACCGTGGGCTCGGCGGGCCCCTTTATCGGCCTGTTCGGCACGGTGTGGGGCATCATGACCTCGTTCCAGTCCATCGCCGCCTCCAAGAACACCTCGCTGGCGGTTGTGGCGCCGGGCATCGCAGAAGCCCTGTTCGCGACTGCGATGGGCCTCATTGCGGCCATCCCCGCGACGATTTTCTACAACAAGTTCATTTCCCAGACCGGGCGTCAGGCCCAGCGGCTGGAGGGATTCGCGGACGAGTTCTCCGCGATCCTCTCGCGCCAGATCGACGAGCGGGGCTGA
- a CDS encoding 5-formyltetrahydrofolate cyclo-ligase (PFAM: 5-formyltetrahydrofolate cyclo-ligase~KEGG: nha:Nham_3528 5-formyltetrahydrofolate cyclo-ligase) translates to MDIAAEKKRLRALALGRRAAMGEAGRAAASRAAASHALAAAGAVQGRAVALFAPFRDEIDTAPLADALREAGAILALPVIIARDQPLLFRRWDQDTPLVPTGAFRIPEPGPEAPEIIPELLLVPLAAFDRRGFRIGYGAGFYDRTLALLRAQRPVRAIGFAFACQEVDQVPVETHDEPVDMMVTDIEAWAVGPRA, encoded by the coding sequence ATGGACATCGCCGCCGAAAAGAAACGCCTGCGCGCCCTCGCGCTCGGTCGTCGTGCGGCCATGGGCGAGGCGGGCCGAGCCGCGGCCTCGCGCGCGGCCGCAAGCCATGCCCTCGCCGCCGCCGGCGCGGTTCAGGGGCGCGCCGTCGCTCTTTTCGCGCCATTCCGGGACGAGATCGACACCGCGCCGCTGGCCGACGCCCTGCGCGAGGCCGGAGCGATCCTCGCCCTTCCCGTCATCATCGCCCGCGACCAGCCGCTCCTGTTCCGCCGCTGGGATCAGGACACGCCGCTCGTCCCCACGGGCGCCTTCCGCATTCCCGAGCCGGGGCCGGAGGCGCCGGAGATCATCCCCGAACTGCTTCTGGTGCCGCTGGCCGCCTTCGACCGGCGCGGCTTCCGCATCGGCTATGGGGCCGGCTTCTACGACCGCACCCTCGCCCTGCTGCGGGCGCAGCGGCCGGTGCGCGCCATCGGCTTTGCCTTTGCGTGCCAGGAAGTGGACCAGGTGCCCGTCGAGACCCATGACGAGCCGGTGGACATGATGGTAACGGATATCGAAGCTTGGGCCGTCGGCCCGCGCGCCTGA
- a CDS encoding crossover junction endodeoxyribonuclease RuvC (TIGRFAM: crossover junction endodeoxyribonuclease RuvC~PFAM: Crossover junction endodeoxyribonuclease RuvC~KEGG: rpe:RPE_4770 crossover junction endodeoxyribonuclease RuvC) — translation MDLNAIRILGLDPGLRRTGWGVIDVTGSRLAFVACGTILPPEQAPMGERLAHLHRELLGVIERFSPQEAAVEETFVNMNPSSTLKLGQARGVVLLAPAQMGLPVAEYAALLVKKSVVGAGRAEKAQVRMMIGILLPKATPETEDASDALAVAVTHAHHRGAAARARAAL, via the coding sequence ATGGACCTGAACGCGATTCGCATCCTTGGCCTCGATCCGGGCCTGAGGCGCACCGGCTGGGGGGTGATCGATGTCACCGGTTCCCGCCTCGCCTTTGTCGCCTGTGGCACCATCCTGCCGCCGGAGCAGGCGCCCATGGGCGAGCGCCTCGCCCATCTGCACCGCGAACTGCTGGGCGTGATCGAACGCTTTTCCCCCCAGGAGGCGGCGGTGGAGGAGACGTTTGTCAACATGAACCCCTCGTCCACCCTGAAGCTGGGGCAGGCGCGCGGGGTGGTGCTGCTGGCGCCGGCGCAGATGGGGCTGCCGGTGGCCGAATACGCTGCGCTGCTGGTGAAGAAGAGCGTGGTGGGCGCCGGCCGCGCCGAGAAGGCGCAGGTGCGCATGATGATCGGCATCCTTCTGCCCAAGGCCACGCCGGAGACCGAGGACGCCTCCGACGCGCTGGCGGTGGCGGTCACCCACGCCCACCATCGTGGGGCGGCTGCGCGCGCCCGCGCGGCGCTATAA
- a CDS encoding Sel1 domain protein repeat-containing protein (PFAM: Sel1 domain protein repeat-containing protein~KEGG: nha:Nham_0248 Sel1-like), which produces MERTERTARMRAAAGSAPLWADTRSDMPDVPAWDVFDIQASTIESLRGEVSALRDRLANAAPKRAVQEMDKAITLLCRRVDEIRAAGAVREDADHALAEELAAIRAGVTALREPAHVRALQDGLDALARRIDLMAARAVDPVEVARLTGQMEEIHHLVLRAAERQDDTTALHALTQRLQACAEAVASAGEETARRVAEATGAFERKAEALLNRVIEVEARARAGDSAAAQDLQGSLLGALEGVHRRLDAMSSTISGQVTSLSPTIGAEVTQRLSDLSERIAAAEAAGKAAIAPLADAVERTLAELSAQFRDTHARLDRLDDIEIQLQHMVAEMRQVRETTHVATAEAVAAVTAKVSEDPDGAAVVGLKRGLAALEARQDEIERRAGEMLAAELEYELRDISVALDRDGEGTFAPRPAPRTAERPAPAPQAEMDDLAFDAASSPDQAADAAAGSPWPRSPRRSDRAGPAPSDTGDSRPRVDRRARRDRTRERRAPKGFVAGLFARKRHVAMVALLAGATTVFAGTAVGLAWRNAPDLLSGVTQTLRRLSAPAVAGVTAGDLPAAIGPTALQAAARAGDPAAAFLVAGRYVEGRGVEADPDAAVKWLAFAMQRGSAPAAHRLGALYESAGRDLGEARRFYEWAAAQGNVRAMHALAMLLCSGNGQPADWEGAVRWFRAAAELGFRDSQYNLGVVYARGLGVAADAGEAFKWLSLAAAQGDDDSGRKRDILAREADGATLTKAQQAVAAFAPGPQNVAANIVEIRPEWQEESAGSPVASLPGRTKSATRLASTVAAVK; this is translated from the coding sequence ATGGAGCGGACGGAACGCACGGCCCGGATGCGTGCTGCGGCAGGATCGGCCCCCCTGTGGGCGGACACGCGCAGCGATATGCCTGATGTCCCGGCCTGGGACGTGTTCGACATCCAGGCCTCGACCATCGAATCCCTGCGCGGGGAGGTGAGCGCCCTGCGCGATCGCCTCGCCAATGCCGCGCCCAAGCGCGCAGTGCAGGAGATGGACAAGGCCATCACTCTCCTGTGCCGGCGCGTGGATGAGATCCGCGCCGCCGGGGCGGTGCGCGAGGATGCCGACCACGCCCTCGCCGAGGAACTCGCCGCCATCAGGGCCGGGGTCACCGCGTTGCGCGAGCCGGCCCATGTCCGCGCCCTTCAGGACGGCCTCGATGCCCTCGCGCGCCGGATCGACCTCATGGCCGCCCGCGCCGTGGACCCGGTGGAGGTGGCCCGGCTGACGGGGCAGATGGAGGAGATCCACCATCTGGTACTCCGCGCCGCCGAGCGTCAGGATGACACTACCGCCCTTCATGCCCTCACCCAGCGTCTTCAGGCCTGTGCCGAGGCGGTGGCCAGCGCCGGCGAGGAGACGGCCCGGCGCGTCGCCGAGGCCACCGGCGCCTTCGAGCGCAAGGCCGAGGCCCTGCTCAACCGTGTGATCGAGGTGGAAGCCCGCGCCCGCGCCGGTGATTCGGCGGCCGCGCAGGACCTGCAAGGCTCGCTTTTGGGCGCCCTCGAAGGCGTCCACCGCCGCCTCGATGCCATGTCGAGCACCATTTCCGGCCAGGTCACCAGCCTGTCGCCCACCATTGGTGCCGAGGTGACGCAGCGTCTGTCGGACTTGTCCGAGCGCATCGCCGCGGCAGAGGCGGCTGGAAAGGCCGCCATCGCCCCCCTCGCCGACGCGGTGGAGCGCACCCTTGCGGAACTGAGCGCGCAATTCAGGGACACCCACGCGCGCCTCGACCGGCTGGACGACATCGAGATCCAGCTCCAGCACATGGTCGCCGAGATGCGGCAGGTGCGCGAGACCACCCATGTGGCGACCGCCGAGGCGGTGGCGGCAGTGACGGCAAAGGTCTCCGAGGATCCGGACGGCGCCGCCGTGGTGGGGCTGAAGCGGGGCCTTGCCGCCCTCGAAGCGCGGCAGGACGAGATCGAGCGCCGCGCAGGCGAGATGCTCGCCGCCGAACTGGAATATGAACTGCGCGATATTTCCGTCGCCCTGGACCGGGACGGGGAGGGCACCTTCGCGCCCCGCCCGGCGCCCCGGACGGCCGAACGCCCCGCCCCGGCGCCGCAGGCCGAGATGGACGACCTCGCTTTTGATGCAGCGTCATCGCCTGATCAGGCGGCGGATGCTGCTGCCGGCTCGCCCTGGCCCCGGAGCCCCCGCCGCTCCGACCGGGCTGGCCCGGCGCCGTCAGACACCGGCGATTCGCGGCCTCGCGTCGATCGCCGCGCCCGCCGGGACCGGACGCGGGAGAGGCGCGCGCCAAAGGGCTTCGTCGCCGGGCTGTTCGCCCGCAAGCGGCACGTGGCCATGGTCGCGCTGCTTGCCGGCGCCACCACCGTCTTCGCCGGCACCGCCGTGGGTCTCGCCTGGCGCAACGCGCCGGACCTGCTCTCGGGAGTGACCCAGACCCTGCGTCGGCTCTCTGCTCCGGCGGTGGCCGGCGTGACGGCAGGCGACCTTCCGGCCGCCATCGGCCCGACTGCGCTCCAGGCCGCCGCGCGCGCCGGCGATCCGGCCGCTGCCTTCCTGGTCGCCGGCCGCTATGTGGAGGGCCGGGGTGTGGAGGCCGATCCCGACGCGGCGGTGAAGTGGCTGGCGTTCGCCATGCAGCGCGGCTCCGCCCCCGCAGCGCACCGCCTCGGCGCACTCTATGAGTCCGCCGGCCGCGACCTGGGCGAGGCCCGCCGCTTTTATGAATGGGCGGCAGCGCAGGGCAATGTGCGGGCCATGCACGCCCTGGCGATGCTGCTGTGCTCCGGCAACGGCCAGCCGGCGGACTGGGAAGGCGCGGTACGCTGGTTCCGCGCCGCCGCCGAGCTGGGCTTCCGCGACAGCCAGTATAATCTTGGCGTGGTCTACGCCCGTGGCCTCGGGGTCGCGGCCGATGCGGGGGAAGCCTTCAAGTGGCTGAGCCTTGCCGCCGCCCAGGGCGACGACGACAGCGGCCGCAAGCGGGACATCCTCGCCCGCGAGGCCGATGGCGCCACCCTCACCAAGGCGCAGCAGGCGGTGGCCGCCTTCGCTCCGGGGCCGCAGAACGTGGCCGCCAACATCGTCGAGATCCGTCCGGAATGGCAGGAGGAGAGCGCTGGCTCCCCGGTGGCCTCCCTTCCGGGCCGCACCAAGAGCGCGACCCGCCTTGCCAGCACCGTGGCGGCGGTGAAGTGA
- a CDS encoding Biopolymer transport TolR (TIGRFAM: Biopolymer transport TolR~PFAM: Biopolymer transport protein ExbD/TolR~KEGG: rpe:RPE_4709 biopolymer transport protein ExbD/TolR), producing MGMAGGGAAGWQSRRSRRRAPPVMAEINVTPMVDVMLVLLIIFMVAAPLLTVGVPIDLPQTQANAVNQDNKEPITLSVKENGQIFLGDSEIKYEDLVSKLQAVTQARGGFDERIFVRGDKKANYGAIMRVMGRLSGAGFKKVALVTEVEQGG from the coding sequence ATGGGCATGGCGGGAGGCGGAGCGGCAGGATGGCAGAGCCGGCGTTCGCGCCGTCGCGCGCCGCCCGTGATGGCCGAGATCAACGTGACGCCCATGGTGGACGTCATGCTGGTGCTGCTCATCATCTTCATGGTGGCGGCGCCGCTGCTCACCGTGGGCGTGCCCATCGACCTGCCGCAGACGCAGGCCAATGCGGTGAACCAGGACAACAAGGAACCCATCACCCTCTCGGTGAAGGAAAACGGCCAGATCTTCCTCGGCGACAGCGAGATCAAGTACGAGGATCTGGTCTCGAAGTTGCAAGCGGTGACCCAGGCGCGCGGCGGCTTTGACGAGCGCATCTTCGTGCGCGGCGACAAGAAGGCGAACTACGGGGCGATCATGCGGGTCATGGGGCGCCTGTCGGGCGCGGGCTTCAAGAAGGTGGCTCTCGTCACCGAAGTGGAACAGGGAGGCTGA
- a CDS encoding Tol-Pal system beta propeller repeat TolB (TIGRFAM: Tol-Pal system beta propeller repeat TolB~PFAM: TolB domain protein; WD40 domain protein beta Propeller~KEGG: bbt:BBta_6881 protein TolB precursor) yields the protein MNGFGRPAMLGMGRRAFIKTGLAAASLAGLGAGLGTGPAGAAQPRIDLTPGAFKPIPIAITDLLGEVEIGRNISGVITADLRRSGLFAPIDPKAFVEQITNPDTPRFQDWRVINAQALLTGRVTRQADGRFQVVFRLWDVFAGQQLAAQQFVAQPDNWRRIAHIIADAIYEKMTGEKGYFDTRIVFVDESGPKERRVKRLAIMDQDGANVSYLSRGDGLVLTPRFSPTSQEITYMSYGAGDPKVFLLNIETGQREIVGNFPGMSFSPRFAPDGQRVIMSLQQGGNSNIFVMDLRSRATTRLTDTAAIDTAPCYSPDGRQICFESDRGGTSQIYVMNADGSGARRISFGNARYSTPVWSPKGDWIAYTRQAEGRFAIGVMRTDGSGERVLTEGYHNEGPTFAPNGRVIMFFRDPGGASGPSLYSVDVTGYNEQRVPTPSYASDPAWSPLRS from the coding sequence ATGAACGGGTTCGGACGGCCGGCCATGCTCGGGATGGGACGCCGGGCATTCATCAAGACCGGACTTGCCGCCGCGAGCCTCGCCGGCCTCGGTGCGGGGCTGGGCACTGGCCCGGCGGGTGCCGCGCAGCCGCGCATCGACCTCACCCCCGGTGCCTTCAAGCCCATCCCAATCGCCATCACCGACCTGCTCGGCGAGGTCGAGATTGGCCGCAACATTTCCGGCGTCATCACCGCCGACCTGCGGCGCTCGGGCCTGTTCGCGCCCATCGATCCCAAGGCGTTCGTGGAGCAGATCACCAATCCCGATACGCCGCGCTTCCAGGACTGGCGCGTCATCAATGCCCAGGCGCTGCTCACCGGCCGGGTCACCCGGCAGGCGGACGGGCGCTTCCAGGTGGTGTTCCGCCTGTGGGACGTGTTCGCCGGCCAGCAGCTCGCCGCCCAGCAGTTCGTCGCCCAGCCCGACAACTGGCGCCGCATCGCCCACATCATCGCCGACGCCATCTATGAGAAGATGACCGGCGAAAAGGGCTATTTCGACACCCGCATCGTGTTCGTGGACGAGAGCGGCCCGAAGGAGCGGCGGGTCAAGCGCCTCGCCATCATGGACCAGGACGGCGCCAACGTGAGCTATCTGTCGCGCGGCGACGGCCTCGTGCTCACCCCGCGCTTCTCGCCCACCAGCCAGGAAATCACCTACATGTCCTATGGGGCGGGTGACCCCAAGGTGTTCCTTCTGAACATCGAGACCGGCCAGCGCGAGATCGTCGGCAACTTCCCGGGCATGAGCTTCTCGCCACGCTTCGCCCCGGACGGGCAGCGGGTGATCATGAGCCTGCAGCAGGGCGGCAATTCCAACATCTTCGTCATGGACCTGCGCTCGCGCGCCACCACCCGCCTCACCGACACCGCCGCCATCGACACCGCCCCCTGCTATTCGCCGGACGGCCGGCAGATCTGCTTCGAGAGCGATCGCGGCGGCACCTCGCAGATCTATGTGATGAATGCCGACGGCTCCGGCGCGCGGCGCATCTCGTTCGGCAATGCGCGCTACTCGACCCCGGTGTGGTCGCCCAAGGGCGACTGGATCGCCTACACCCGCCAGGCCGAAGGCCGCTTCGCCATCGGCGTGATGCGCACCGACGGCTCGGGCGAGCGCGTGCTCACCGAGGGCTACCACAACGAGGGGCCGACGTTCGCGCCCAACGGCCGCGTCATCATGTTCTTCCGCGATCCCGGCGGCGCCTCCGGGCCGTCGCTCTATTCGGTGGACGTGACCGGCTACAACGAGCAGCGCGTGCCCACCCCGAGCTATGCCTCTGACCCCGCCTGGTCGCCCCTGCGCTCCTGA
- a CDS encoding protein of unknown function DUF28 (PFAM: protein of unknown function DUF28~KEGG: rpa:RPA1097 hypothetical protein) — MAGHSQFKNIMHRKGRQDAMRSKLFSKLAREITVSAKMGLPDPNMNARLRAAILAARAENMPKDNIERAIKKAAGADGENYDEIRYEGYGPGGVAVIVEALTDNRNRTASEVRSFFTKSGGNLAETGAVSFMFDRVGAIEFAAEKADADAMMEAAIDAGADDVTSSEHGHEVICAAESLAEVQRALEAKFGEPKKAALVWRPQNTVAVDDETGEKLLRLVENLEDNDDVQNVTANFELSDALLAKLNAE, encoded by the coding sequence ATGGCCGGGCATTCGCAATTCAAGAACATCATGCACCGCAAGGGGCGGCAGGATGCGATGCGCTCCAAGCTGTTCTCCAAGCTGGCGCGCGAAATCACCGTCTCGGCCAAGATGGGCCTGCCCGATCCCAACATGAACGCGCGCCTGCGCGCCGCCATTCTCGCGGCCCGCGCCGAGAACATGCCCAAGGACAATATCGAGCGCGCCATCAAGAAGGCGGCGGGCGCCGACGGCGAGAACTATGACGAGATCCGCTATGAGGGCTACGGCCCCGGCGGCGTCGCCGTCATCGTCGAGGCCCTGACCGACAACCGCAACCGCACCGCCTCTGAAGTGCGCTCCTTCTTCACCAAGTCGGGCGGCAACCTCGCCGAGACGGGGGCGGTGTCCTTCATGTTCGACCGGGTGGGCGCCATCGAGTTCGCTGCCGAGAAGGCCGACGCCGACGCCATGATGGAAGCGGCCATCGATGCCGGCGCGGACGACGTGACCTCCTCGGAGCACGGCCACGAGGTGATCTGCGCGGCGGAGAGCCTTGCGGAAGTGCAGCGCGCGCTGGAAGCCAAGTTCGGCGAGCCGAAGAAGGCAGCGCTGGTCTGGCGGCCGCAGAACACCGTCGCGGTGGACGACGAGACCGGCGAGAAGCTGCTGCGCCTTGTTGAAAACCTCGAGGACAACGACGACGTGCAGAACGTCACCGCCAATTTCGAACTGTCCGACGCGCTGCTCGCCAAACTGAACGCGGAGTGA
- a CDS encoding putative transcriptional regulator, MerR family (PFAM: regulatory protein MerR; Transcription regulator MerR DNA binding~KEGG: bms:BRA0820 transcriptional regulator, MerR family), whose product MDAKTFEQGFSTPALHTGPAAAEGTRDGALFTIGDLAREFGITLRALRFYEDKGLLSPRRDGMTRLYSEADRRRLTVILKGKHLGFTLAEIRALVAAHDGEEASLSLTRDRCLTQLAQLERQRTEIDAAIAELKTMATSLAA is encoded by the coding sequence ATGGACGCCAAGACGTTCGAACAGGGGTTTTCGACCCCGGCCTTGCACACCGGCCCGGCGGCCGCCGAGGGCACGCGCGACGGCGCGCTCTTCACCATCGGCGATCTCGCCCGCGAGTTCGGCATCACCCTGCGGGCGCTGCGCTTCTATGAGGACAAGGGCCTGCTCTCGCCGCGTCGCGACGGCATGACCCGCCTGTATTCGGAAGCCGACCGCCGCCGCCTGACGGTCATCCTGAAGGGCAAGCACCTGGGCTTCACCCTGGCCGAGATCCGCGCCTTGGTGGCCGCCCATGACGGCGAAGAGGCCAGCCTGTCGCTGACCCGCGACCGTTGCCTGACCCAGCTCGCCCAGCTCGAGCGCCAGCGCACCGAGATCGACGCCGCCATCGCCGAGCTGAAGACCATGGCGACCTCCCTCGCCGCCTGA
- a CDS encoding putative TolA (KEGG: rpe:RPE_4708 putative TolA): MRAGLAASTLLHAGVLVLTLVSFTGAKPFEPMPESLPVDVVSISEYTKLTKGARNGQKLDKPKQVAEKVGDPTPVEDAKLKASEKAPVEATAPPPPPPPPPPKVEPLPKDAAPAKVEPSPPKEQAELAPKPEQKKQEQPKDEAKTEAAAAPLPPRKPAPPKEQPKPVEANAAPSEFNTDQIKQLLDKRAPSRQVASAEQVSTTSSLGSPRGEGQQLTASEIDAFRRRVMECWSTDGGNLDRNIRVDVNIYLNKDGTVAGTPQIEPGQSGSGQPAFQAYAMNGIRAIMACQPYKMFRPETYANWKTLPITLNDKLFSR, encoded by the coding sequence ATGCGCGCGGGGCTTGCGGCATCGACGCTCCTGCATGCGGGCGTCCTGGTTCTGACCCTGGTGTCCTTCACCGGGGCGAAGCCGTTTGAGCCCATGCCGGAATCGCTGCCGGTGGATGTGGTCTCCATCTCCGAATACACCAAGCTCACCAAGGGCGCCCGCAACGGGCAGAAGCTCGACAAGCCCAAGCAGGTTGCCGAGAAGGTGGGCGATCCCACCCCGGTCGAGGATGCCAAGCTGAAGGCGAGCGAGAAGGCGCCGGTGGAAGCCACCGCCCCGCCCCCTCCCCCGCCGCCGCCTCCCCCCAAGGTGGAGCCGCTGCCGAAGGACGCCGCGCCCGCCAAGGTGGAGCCCTCCCCGCCCAAGGAACAGGCGGAACTGGCGCCCAAGCCCGAGCAGAAGAAGCAGGAGCAGCCGAAGGACGAGGCGAAGACCGAGGCCGCCGCCGCGCCTTTGCCCCCGCGCAAGCCGGCGCCGCCCAAGGAGCAGCCCAAGCCCGTGGAAGCGAACGCTGCGCCGAGCGAGTTCAACACCGACCAGATCAAGCAGCTCCTGGACAAGCGCGCGCCGTCGCGCCAGGTGGCGAGCGCCGAGCAGGTGTCCACCACCTCCTCGCTGGGCTCGCCGCGTGGTGAGGGCCAGCAGCTGACCGCCAGCGAGATCGACGCCTTCCGGCGCCGGGTGATGGAGTGCTGGTCCACGGACGGCGGCAATCTCGACCGCAACATCCGGGTGGACGTGAACATCTACCTCAACAAGGACGGCACGGTCGCGGGCACGCCGCAGATCGAGCCGGGTCAGTCGGGCTCCGGCCAGCCGGCGTTCCAGGCCTACGCCATGAACGGCATCCGGGCGATCATGGCCTGCCAGCCGTACAAGATGTTCCGCCCGGAAACCTATGCCAACTGGAAGACGCTTCCGATCACGCTAAACGACAAGCTGTTCAGCCGCTGA